A DNA window from Callospermophilus lateralis isolate mCalLat2 chromosome X, mCalLat2.hap1, whole genome shotgun sequence contains the following coding sequences:
- the LOC143639212 gene encoding thymosin beta-15A codes for MSDKPDLSEVEKFDKSKLKKTNTEEKNTLPSKETIQQEKECVQTS; via the exons ATGAGTGATAAACCAGACTTGTCTGAAGTGGAGAAGTTTGACAAATCAAAACTGAAGAAAACTaatactgaagaaaaaaatactCTTCCCTCAAAGGAAA ctATCCAGCAGGAGAAAGAGTGTGTCCAAACATCATAA
- the Slc25a53 gene encoding solute carrier family 25 member 53 — protein MGEQNHSAGKELQHRTGTEAPAKKNWHPQAYTLGAISNFMSTFLTFPIYKVVFRQQIHAMAVSEAVRQLWHEGPQYFYRGIYPPLLSKTLQGTLLFGTYDSLLCSLSPDGPHSLGHRWTAGLMSGVVEAVALSPFERVQNVLQDGRKQARFPSTFSILKEFNSYGLWGRLSLGYYRGFWPVLVRNSLGSALYFSFKDPIQDGLAEQGLPHWVPALVSGSVNGTITCLVLYPLIVLVANMQSHIGWQRMPSLWASAQDVWDTRGRKVLLIYRGGSLVILRSSVTWGLTTAIHDFLQRKSHSRKELKD, from the coding sequence ATGGGGGAGCAGAACCACTCTGCTGGGAAAGAGCTTCAGCACAGGACAGGAACAGAGGCTCCAGCAAAGAAAAACTGGCACCCCCAAGCCTACACTCTTGGGGCCATTTCCAACTTTATGTCTACTTTTCTGACCTTTCCTATCTATAAGGTGGTATTCCGGCAGCAGATCCATGCTATGGCAGTGTCAGAGGCTGTGAGACAGCTTTGGCATGAAGGTCCTCAGTACTTCTACAGGGGAATCTACCCTCCTCTTCTCTCCAAGACATTGCAAGGGACTCTGCTATTCGGGACTTACGATAGCCTGCTGTGCTCTCTTTCCCCTGATGGGCCACATTCCCTGGGACACCGATGGACTGCAGGGCTCATGTCTGGGGTGGTGGAGGCTGTGGCACTCAGCCCCTTTGAAAGAGTTCAAAATGTCCTCCAGGATGGTCGCAAGCAAGCTCGCTTCCCCAGCACCTTCAGCATTCTCAAGGAATTCAACTCTTATGGGCTGTGGGGGCGGCTGTCACTGGGCTATTATCGGGGTTTCTGGCCTGTCCTTGTCAGGAATAGCCTGGGGAGTGCTCTCTATTTCTCTTTCAAGGATCCCATCCAGGATGGCTTGGCAGAGCAAGGCCTGCCCCATTGGGTTCCTGCACTGGTGTCTGGTAGTGTCAATGGAACAATCACCTGTCTAGTTCTGTATCCTCTGATTGTGCTGGTTGCCAATATGCAGTCCCATATTGGCTGGCAGAGAATGCCAAGCCTGTGGGCTTCTGCCCAGGATGTGTGGGACACTCGGGGTCGAAAGGTACTCCTGATCTACCGAGGAGGTTCCCTGGTTATCCTAAGGTCCAGCGTGACGTGGGGCCTCACTACTGCTATCCACGACTTCCTGCAGAGGAAGTCTCACTCCAGGAAAGAGCTGAAAGACTGA